DNA sequence from the Caulobacter segnis genome:
TGGAACGCCCGGCGCCTGGCCGCCACGCCCAAGTTCAACAGCCACGAGTGGTCGCTGCTGACCGGCGTCGCCACGGGCCTGCTGTCGCTGCTGCTGGTGATCCCGGCCTTCGGGCTGGGCGGCAAGGTCCACGCGCCGGCCGCCCATACCCCTGAAGCCTGGGGCTGGTTCTGGATGGTCAGTTTCGCCGTGGCGATCGGGGCCTCGGTGATCGGCAACGGCCTGTGGAACGCAGCCAGCCGCCTGCTGCCGCTCAGCCTGTCGGGCCAGATGATCGTGTTCGAGACCCTGTTCGCCCTGCTGTACGGCTTCCTGCACGAAGGCCGCTGGCCGCGCGGGCTGGAGGCGGCGGCGATCGCCCTGATGCTGGTGGGGGTGCTGTGGTCGGTGCGGCTGCATCGGCCCAAGGTGGATTTGGCTTAGCTCTTAACTTCCCCAAATCCGCCTCCCCGGCGAAAGCCAGGGCCCAGATGGAAAAGCGCCGAGGCGCATCCAGGGGCGCTGAGTTCTTCCCATCAGCCCCAGCGATCAGGGATCTGGGCCCCGGCTTTCGCCGGGGAAGCCGGGGGAGGGAGGCCCCCAAAACTTTTTTGCAACATGACGCGAACCTGAACGGCGCGGTTCAAATCAGGTTCAGGCGCGGGGTCCTACAAAGGATCCCAACAGCGCCGCACAGGGCGACGCTCGAAAGATTAGGAGCCCTGCCATGAAGACCATCGGCAAGTTCACCAAGACCGCGATCGCCGCCACTGTCGCTGGCGCGCTGATCGTTCCCGCCTCGACCGCCTTCGCCGGCGAGAAGACCGAGCGCGCCATCATCGGCGCCCTGATCGGCGGCGTGGCCGGTGCGGCCATCGGCGACGGCAAGACCGACGCGGTCGCCATCGGCGCGGTCGCTGGCGCGGCCCTGGGCGCCACGACGGCCAAGGACAAGCACGACCGTCGCTACAGCCGTTCGTACCGGACCGCTCCGCGCTACGAGCAGAGCCGCTACTACGACAACAACCGCTACGCCTACGATCGCGGCTACCAGAACAACCGCTACGCCTATGATCGCTACGGCAACCGTTACGACTACGGCTATCGCCGCTAAGCCCCGGATTTCCTCGCTGGAGTCATGATCCCTCCCCCAGCGTGTTCCCTGCGCCGCCCCACCCGGGGCGGCGCTTTTTCGCGCCGACCCGGCTTCAAGCAGGAAAGTCGGGGCGGCGCTTTTTCGTGCCTGCGCACCTAATCGCTGTTCGGTTGATCCAGGTCGCTTCCGCGCGGGCGAAAACTGCTATAGCCCCCATGTAGAGGACGGATCGGTTTTAACCCCTGGCGGCTGAAGCTGGGCTACAAACCAATTCTCGCTTTAGGGAGCGCGCTCTTGGCGGCATCTGGCATCGCCGTTCGAGGACCCCGCAGCCTGCTGCGGCAGATACGCGAGGCCATGGCCGGCGGCGGTCCCGCCCAGGCCAAGCTCGACATGGTGGTGCGCACCATCGCCATCTCGATGGTGGCGGAAGTCTGCTCGATCTATCTGCGCCGCGCCTCGGGCGATCTCGAACTCTTCGCCACCGAGGGCCTGTCGCGCGAGGCCGTCCACGTCACCCGGATGAAGCCGGGCGAGGGCCTGGTCGGCGAGACCATGCGCCTGGGCCGACCGCTGAACCTGTCCGACGCCGCCAGCCATCCGCAGTTCTCGTACCGCCCGGAAACCGGCGAAGATCCCTACCATGCCTTCCTGGCCGTGCCGCTGCTGCGCGGCGGCCGCGCGATCGGGGTGCTGGTCGTCCAGAACCGCACCGAGCGGGTCTATGACGAGGAGGAGGTCGAGGACCTTCAGATCATCGCCATGGTGCTGGCCGAGATGGTCAGCTCCAGCGAGCTGCTGGGCGCCGACGAGCTCAAGGACGTCGAGCTGGCCCCGCACAAGCCCGAGCGGCTGAAGGGCTCGCGCTTCGCCGAGGGCCTGGCCTACGGCGTGGCCGTGCTGCACGAGCAGCCGGTGGTCCCCGAGACCCTGCTGTCCGACGACGCCCTGGCCGAGGAGGCCCGGCTCACCTACGCCATCGAGGCGCTGCAGACCCAGATCGACCAGATGCTGGAGGGCCAGCACGGCCTGGTCGGCGCGTCGTATGAGGTGCTGGAGACCTATCGCCTGTTCGCCCATGACCGGGGCTGGAACCGGGGCCTGCAGGAGGCCGTACGCTCGGGGCTGACCGCCGAGGCCGCCGTCGAGCGCGTGCGTTCCGAGCACCGCGCCCGCCTGGGCCAGGCTCGCGACCCCTATCTGCGCGAGCGGCTGCACGACCTGGAAGACCTGAACGACCGGTTGCTGCGCCACCTGTCGGGCGACGTCCACGCCGTGCGCCAGCTGCCCGACGACGCCATCCTGATCGCCCGGAACCTGGGTCCGGCCGACCTCTTGGAATACGACCGCACCAAGCTGAAGGGCATCCTCCTGGAGGAGGGCAGCGCCGCCAGCCACGCCGGCATCGTGGCCCGGGCGCTCGACATCCCCTGCGTCGGCCGCCTGATCGGCCTGCGCGACCGGGTCAGCGAGGGCGACCCGGTGGTGGTCGACGCCGAGACGCAGGAAGCCTGGCTGCGGCCGCGTCCGGACGTGGTCAAGGCGTTGAAGGTCCGGATGGAGGTCCGCGCCCAGCGCAAGGCCGAGTTCGCCCGCCTGCGCGACACTCCGCCGATCACCAAGGACGGGGCCAAGATCACGCTGCTGATGAACGCGGGTCTGGCCGTCGATCTCGACATCCTGGCCGAGACCGGCGCGGAGGGCATCGGCCTGTTCCGCACCGAGTTCCAGTTCATGGTCGCCGAGGAGCTGCCGCGCCTGGAGGCCCAGACGGCGCTCTACGAGAAGGTGCTGGAGGCCGCCGACGGCATGCCGGTGACCTTCCGGACCCTGGACCTCGGCGGCGACAAGCTGCTGCCGTACATGGAGCTGGAGCGCGAGGACAATCCGGCCCTGGGCTGGCGCGCCGTGCGCATGGGCCTGGACCGTCCGGCCCTGCTGCGCATGCAGATCCGCGCCCTGATCAAGGCCGCCGCCGGCCGGCCGCTGAAGGTGATGTTCCCGCTGGTGGCCAATGTCGACGAGTTCCGCGCCGCGCGCTCGTTCGTCGACCAGGAGGTCGCCTGGGCCCTGAAGCGCGGCCGTCCCGCGCCGTCGCGCCTGGACGTCGGGGCGATGATCGAGGCCCCGTCGCTGCTGTGGCATTTGGACGCGCTGTTGCCGATGACCGACTTCGTTTCGGTCGGCACCAACGACCTGATGCAGTACCTGTTCGCCGCCGACCGGGGCAATCCGAAGGTCTCGGACCGCTATGATCCGCTGTCGCCGGCCGCCCTGCGGGCGCTGAAGACCATCCAGCAGGCCTGCGCCGACACCGGCACGCCGGTGTCCGTGTGCGGCGAGATGGCCGGCCGTCCGCTGGAGGCCTTCGCCCTTGTCGCCCTTGGTTTTGAAGGACTTAGCATGCCGCCGGCCGGTATCGGCCCGGTCAAGCAGATGGTGCTGTCGCTGGATCGCGAGGCCGCCCGCCGCAATGTCGAGGCCCTGCTGAAGGGCGCCGGCGGATCCCTGCGCGGCGAGATCGAGACCCTGGCCCGGAAACTGTACGTCGCGGTCTAGGTCGATTTGTGGTCAAAGCTTGGCCGTTGACCTAAGCGCTGCCGTTTAGTCCATTGAATCCGGCTACTTAGTTTGTTACTCCAAACACTTGTTAACCTCCGTGCTGTACGGATTCGGGGAGCGTACGCGGCGTTCGCGCATCATCGGTTTTCGGGATGCGCGCCGAGGCGTGATTTTTGTGGGGCTGCTTACTCGCCATGCCGCTGGATATGGGCAATGTGAGGCGGTTGCATCTGGTCGCCGACGCCGATGCGGACGTCGCGGCCGAAGTGCATGACGCGCCGGTCGCCGACGCATCCGTCGTGGTCCTGCACCCCTCGCCGGACGAGGACGCCGATATCGGCGCGGCCCTGAGGTCCGCCCGGACCGCCCGGGGCATGAGCGCCCAGGACGTCGCCGAAGCCACCCGCATCCGCCAGAGCTATATCGAGGCGCTGGAAGCCATGCGCGTCGAGGACCTGCCCTCGCGCCCCTTCACCATCGGCTATGTTCGCGCCTATGCCAGCCTGCTGGGCCTGGACGCCGAGGCCGCCGTGGCCCGCTTCAAGCACGACGCCCCCGATGACGGCGGCGAGCTGCGCGCCCCGGTCGGCGTGCGCCGCGAGCGCGATCCGCGCCTGGCCATGATCTTCGCCGGCGGGCTGCTGGTGGTGGGCGCCATCCTGCTGTGGAACGTCGCCCAGCGCGCCATGGCCAAGGACGAGCCGCCGGCCCAGGTGGCTCCGGCCACCACCTCGGCCCAAGTCCAGGCCCACGCCAGCAACAGCCAGGTCGCGCTCGGCGCGCCGCTGCCGGCCCCGGTCGAGTCGACCACGCCCGAACCCTACAAGACTCCCGGCCTCGACGACGCCGCCGCCAACGGCGGTTCGGTCGACGCGGCCAAGGCCGCCGCCAAGGCCCGCGCCGAGGCCGACGCCAAGGCGGGGGTCGTCGATCCGGCGCTGCAGATCAAGCTGGGCGCGCCGTTCAAGGCCAAGGGCGCGGTGATGGGCGCCGCCCCCGGCGAGGGCTCGGGCGTCATCCTCCAGGCCCGCAAGGCCGCGACCCTGGTGGTGCGCGGCGGCGACGGCCAGGTCTATTTCGCCCGCGCCCTGGCGGCCGGCGAAGCCTATCGCGCCCCGCGCACGGCCGGCCTGATCGCCGACGTCTCGGATCCGGCGGTGTTCGAGGTCTACGGCAACGGCGCGCTGACCGGCCGCCTGCCGTCGAACTCGACCGCGCTGGGCAAGCTGGTTCCCGCCGCGCCGGT
Encoded proteins:
- a CDS encoding glycine zipper 2TM domain-containing protein; translation: MKTIGKFTKTAIAATVAGALIVPASTAFAGEKTERAIIGALIGGVAGAAIGDGKTDAVAIGAVAGAALGATTAKDKHDRRYSRSYRTAPRYEQSRYYDNNRYAYDRGYQNNRYAYDRYGNRYDYGYRR
- a CDS encoding helix-turn-helix domain-containing protein, which produces MPLDMGNVRRLHLVADADADVAAEVHDAPVADASVVVLHPSPDEDADIGAALRSARTARGMSAQDVAEATRIRQSYIEALEAMRVEDLPSRPFTIGYVRAYASLLGLDAEAAVARFKHDAPDDGGELRAPVGVRRERDPRLAMIFAGGLLVVGAILLWNVAQRAMAKDEPPAQVAPATTSAQVQAHASNSQVALGAPLPAPVESTTPEPYKTPGLDDAAANGGSVDAAKAAAKARAEADAKAGVVDPALQIKLGAPFKAKGAVMGAAPGEGSGVILQARKAATLVVRGGDGQVYFARALAAGEAYRAPRTAGLIADVSDPAVFEVYGNGALTGRLPSNSTALGKLVPAAPVATAVAPAGPAAVPTAQPVAPKPQ
- the ptsP gene encoding phosphoenolpyruvate--protein phosphotransferase; the protein is MAASGIAVRGPRSLLRQIREAMAGGGPAQAKLDMVVRTIAISMVAEVCSIYLRRASGDLELFATEGLSREAVHVTRMKPGEGLVGETMRLGRPLNLSDAASHPQFSYRPETGEDPYHAFLAVPLLRGGRAIGVLVVQNRTERVYDEEEVEDLQIIAMVLAEMVSSSELLGADELKDVELAPHKPERLKGSRFAEGLAYGVAVLHEQPVVPETLLSDDALAEEARLTYAIEALQTQIDQMLEGQHGLVGASYEVLETYRLFAHDRGWNRGLQEAVRSGLTAEAAVERVRSEHRARLGQARDPYLRERLHDLEDLNDRLLRHLSGDVHAVRQLPDDAILIARNLGPADLLEYDRTKLKGILLEEGSAASHAGIVARALDIPCVGRLIGLRDRVSEGDPVVVDAETQEAWLRPRPDVVKALKVRMEVRAQRKAEFARLRDTPPITKDGAKITLLMNAGLAVDLDILAETGAEGIGLFRTEFQFMVAEELPRLEAQTALYEKVLEAADGMPVTFRTLDLGGDKLLPYMELEREDNPALGWRAVRMGLDRPALLRMQIRALIKAAAGRPLKVMFPLVANVDEFRAARSFVDQEVAWALKRGRPAPSRLDVGAMIEAPSLLWHLDALLPMTDFVSVGTNDLMQYLFAADRGNPKVSDRYDPLSPAALRALKTIQQACADTGTPVSVCGEMAGRPLEAFALVALGFEGLSMPPAGIGPVKQMVLSLDREAARRNVEALLKGAGGSLRGEIETLARKLYVAV